In a single window of the Papaver somniferum cultivar HN1 chromosome 8, ASM357369v1, whole genome shotgun sequence genome:
- the LOC113306783 gene encoding O-fucosyltransferase 9-like produces the protein MHGFSRLGSGSGRISGGGEGDSPTLMTTATVMATASPPTSPTVSPRFRHSSSRRKSSSSVYVKSSGGAPKLENFIERIVYIFLSAVFRRRGVLLFAPIFYFSGMLMYMDSLSLLPGSRIGGGGGGDRSSSPPGSIYRSPQVFEKLWPYMQLDTNHSYNELMSAWRPRLHQTWKPCVNWSTAASGLSELPKSNGFLIIEANGGLNQQRISICDAVAVAALLNATLVIPMFHLNSVWRDSSKFGEIFDEEFFIYALRNNVNVIKELPEDVLHRFDNNISNIVNLRVKAWSTPSYYLHKVLPKLLELGAVRIAPFSNRLAHAVPSETQSLRCLANYEALRFSKPIQSLAEKMVDRMIRNSSISGGNYVSVHLRFEEDMVAFSCCIYDGGEEEKLEMDNARQKNWRGKFKKAGRVIKPGANRMDGKCPLTPIEVGMILRGMGFDNTTSVYVAAGKIYRAEKYMAPLRQMFPLLETKETLASELELAPFQGHSSRLAALDYAVCLHSEVFLTTQGGNFPHFLMGHRRYLYGGHAKTIRPDKRKLAILFDSPNIRWENFKLQMHEMLRHSDSKGYETRKPSSSLYTFPMPDCMCKQQEPEEVRNIDGNITVTIS, from the exons ATGCACGGGTTTAGTAGATTAGGGTCAGGGTCAGGACGGataagtggtggtggtgaaggtgatTCTCCAACATTAATGACTACAGCTACAGTAATGGCTACTGCATCACCACCAACATCGCCTACTGTATCACCTAGGTTTAGACATAGTAGTAGTAGAAGgaaatcttcttcttctgtttatGTTAAAAGTTCAGGAGGGGCGCCGAAATTAGAGAATTTTATAGAGAGAattgtgtatatttttttatctGCTGTTTTTAGGAGAAGAGGTGTTTTATTATTTgctccaattttttatttttctggtaTGTTAATGTATATGGATTCTTTAAGTTTGTTACCTGGATCGAGaattggcggtggtggtggtggtgatcggAGTTCTTCACCGCCCGGTTCGATTTATCGGAGTCCTCAGGTTTTTGAAAAGCTTTGGCCGTATATGCAACTGGATACGAATCATAGCTACAATGAG TTGATGTCAGCATGGCGCCCAAGATTACATCAAACTTGGAAGCCTTGTGTTAACTGGAGTACTGCTGCATCAG GGTTGTCCGAACTGCCGAAGTCAAATGGTTTCCTTATAATTGAAGCAAATGGTGGATTGAATCAACAACGTATATCT ATATGTGATGCAGTGGCTGTTGCTGCGTTACTGAACGCTACCCTCGTCATTCCTATGTTTCATTTGAATAGTGTTTGGCGTGATTCCAG CAAGTTCGGTGAAATATTTGACGAGGAGTTCTTCATATATGCTCTCAGAAATAATGTTAACGTAATCAAAGagcttccagaagatgtattacATCGGTTCGATAATAATATAAGTAATATAGTGAACTTGAGAGTTAAAGCCTGGTCTACTCCATCATATTATCTGCATAAGGTTCTTCCAAAGCTGTTGGAACTGGG AGCTGTACGAATTGCACCCTTCTCCAACAGATTGGCTCATGCAGTTCCCTCAGAAACTCAGAGCCTTAGATGCTTGGCCAATTATGAAGCATTGAGGTTTTCAAAACCTATACAATCACTTGCTGAGAAGATGGTTGATCGGATGATCAGAAATAGCTCTATTAGTGGTGGAAACTATGTCTCAGTACATCTTCGATTTGAAGAG GATATGGTAGCTTTTTCATGCTGTATTTATGATGGTGGTGAGGAAGAAAAACTTGAAATGGATAATGCTCGGCAAAAGAATTGGAGGGGAAAGTTTAAAAAAGCTGGTCGAGTAATAAAACCTGGCGCAAATCGGATGGATGGGAAATGCCCATTAACTCCGATAGAG GTAGGAATGATACTTAGAGGTATGGGTTTTGACAATACTACCTCAGTATATGTTGCCGCTGGGAAAATTTATAGGGCAGAAAAATATATGGCACCACTTCGACAGATGTTTCCATTGTTAGAAACCAAGGAAACTCTCGCCTCGGAATTAGAACTTGCTCCATTTCAG GGTCACTCGTCTAGGCTGGCTGCCCTTGATTATGCTGTATGCCTTCATAGTGAAGTGTTTTTAACAACTCAAGGTGGAAACTTTCCCCATTTTCTCATGGGTCATAGACGTTATCTATATGGAGGACACGCAAAGACAATCAGGCCTGATAAAAGGAAACTTGCCATATTATTTGATAGCCCAAACATCAG ATGGGAAAATTTCAAGCTCCAAATGCACGAAATGCTTCGCCACAGTGATTCAAAAGGTTATGAAACGAGGAAACCTAGTAGCTCATTGTACACCTTTCCCATGCCAGATTGTATGTGTAAACAGCAAGAACCAGAAGAAGTACGAAATATAGATGGTAACATAACGGTGACTATAAGTTAG